A single window of Salvia splendens isolate huo1 chromosome 6, SspV2, whole genome shotgun sequence DNA harbors:
- the LOC121806672 gene encoding homeobox protein knotted-1-like 1 has protein sequence MDDEQLYTSFHYSYHTDFDGDQDLIKARIANHPLYPTLLSSYIDCTKVGAPPEMASLLEQIRGDSNPIFLATHFGTDPELDSFMRSYCESLRKYKEELSKPFDEARSFLSSIGSQLTHLCNQNLPSTTIHSTHEDKSCGEVVEGCGSMLESGDHELKEMLMRKYSGFVSNLRKEMLKKKKKGKLPKDAISALLEWWNTHYRWPYPTEEEKKRLSEMTGLEQQQINNWFINQRKRHWRPSHDMRSALIQDVTHTDDA, from the exons ATGGATGATGAGCAGCTATACACCTCCTTCCATTATTCATACCACACTGATTTTGATGGAGATCAAGACCTAATCAAGGCTCGGATTGCTAATCACCCACTTTATCCCACCTTGCTCTCCTCCTACATCGACTGCACCAAGGTAGGTGCACCTCCTGAAATGGCCTCTCTTCTTGAACAAATCCGCGGAGATAGCAATCCCATCTTTTTGGCCACTCACTTTGGAACAGACCCTGAACTCGATTCCTTTATG AGATCATACTGCGAGTCTCTACGCAAATATAAGGAGGAGTTGTCGAAGCCATTCGATGAGGCGAGGAGTTTCTTAAGCAGCATTGGATCTCAGCTCACTCATCTCTGCAACCAAAACCTACCTTCAACTACTATTCATTCTACTC ATGAGGATAAAAGCTGCGGAGAAGTGGTGGAAGGATGTGGAAGCATGCTAGAGTCAGGCGATCACGAGTTGAAAGAGATGCTAATGCGGAAGTACAGCGGGTTTGTAAGCAATTTGAGGAAAGAgatgttgaagaagaagaaaaagggtAAACTGCCAAAGGATGCTATTTCTGCTTTGTTGGAGTGGTGGAACACACACTATAGGTGGCCTTACCCTACC gaagaagagaagaagaggcTGTCGGAGATGACGGGGCTGGAGCAGCAGCAGATCAACAACTGGTTCATCAACCAGAGGAAGCGCCACTGGCGCCCCTCGCACGACATGAGATCCGCCCTCATCCAAGACGTCACTCACACTGATGATGCCTAA